A genomic stretch from Ictalurus punctatus breed USDA103 chromosome 2, Coco_2.0, whole genome shotgun sequence includes:
- the pih1d1 gene encoding PIH1 domain-containing protein 1 isoform X2, with amino-acid sequence METDTSLLRAELEEEELYNLLQSVGKTLTDSMPSKVIRPQPGLCLKTVSLPDQQKLFVNICQSADVPPPPPISHDALVELFESDDPTVYKVPMSLGEAHTEMDNSSNSCTVYDVIINEEFFQKCQKDSLFQQFVISVSLEGLENKYKLQINRDIKILKNRKFMGSLTEQNVRMKSKPVIQEISSEETQSQLATVKRPQVCLVVEPPVGQVEYLIAEVQLPGVSSVRSLVLDLGEDRLVLNARPSLFHLDIFLPFLIDQDNSGAQYNTDTQVLTVTMPVISS; translated from the exons ATGGAAACGGACACGTCACTGCTCCGAGCTGAGCTGGAGGAAGAGGAGCTCTATAACCTGCTGCAG tcGGTGGGAAAAACCCTGACTGACAGCATGCCCTCTAAAGTCATCCGCCCacagccag GTCTTTGTTTGAAGACCGTCTCTCTACCAGACCAACAGAAATTGTTTGTGAATATCTGTCAGTCAGCTGATGTCCCGCCCCCTCCACCCATTTCCCATGATGCACTGGTGGAGCTGTTTGAGTCAGATGATCCTACGGTATATAAAGTTCCCATGAGTCTCGGCGAGGCCCACACTGAAATGGACAACA GTTCAAACAGTTGCACAGTTTACGATGTCATCATTAATGAGGAGTTCTTCCAGAAATGTCAG AAGGATTCATTATTCCAGCAGTTTGTGATCTCAGTGTCACTGGAGGGactggaaaataaatacaaactgcagataaacagag ACATAAAGATtttgaaaaacaggaagttcATGGGCTCGCTGACAGAGCAGAACGTTCGCATGAAAAGCAAACCAGTCATTCAGGAAATCAGCTCAGa GGAGACTCAGTCACAGCTGGCCACAGTGAAGAG GCCGCAGGTGTGTTTAGTGGTGGAGCCCCCTGTTGGTCAGGTGGAGTATTTGATTGCAGAGGTGCAGCTGCCTGGTGTG tcgtCTGTTCGGTCTCTGGTGCTGGATTTAGGAGAGGACAGGTTGGTGTTGAACGCTCGTCCCTCTCTCTTCCACCTGGACATTTTCCTCCCCTTCCTCATCGATCAGGACAACAGCGGAGCTCAAtacaacactgacacacag GTCCTCACAGTGACCATGCCTGTGATCTCATCCTAA